The Hevea brasiliensis isolate MT/VB/25A 57/8 chromosome 1, ASM3005281v1, whole genome shotgun sequence DNA segment aaattaattattatatacttattttaataatattataaatgatataatatattaatttaataattatatattttatttaataataatataatataatataataaatttataattttatatttattttaataataaagtaaattatattatatttaccattattagtcattttacatATCAACAATAACAGTTAAACATAGTTTTACCAAATACTTAACATAAATAAGTAATTATTAactatcagctaacagtaacgGCTATCGGCTAATAGTTATCTGTTGTATTCAATAGTTAAATCAAACAAGCCCTTGGTCATCTTGGCCTTGCTTTTGGGGTGAAACTATGTCTTTACCAATGAGTAAATTTAAATGGAAGCAATAGTGATTGTAGTTTTGAATTTGTGactaatttttcatttgtttCATCTCGTCTCCCTTTTGAAGCTCTGGTAAACAGGATTAAGTGGAGAGTTTGAGTTGAGTGGAATATGGATTTGTTGGAGGAACTTTGGAAATATTTTTAGTGGCAAAGTAATGAAGATTGAGAAGAGAGAGCTGAGCGTGATGTTTGAGGTGTCACTTTTGCATGTTCACCTTTTGTGACAACTGTGGAAGTAACCCTGTTTTCTTCACTATCAACAGGTTCTGCTGTAAAAAGAATTTAGTGGATGTTGACAATTTAATCTCTTGAGAAAAAATCGTTTTGTGTATGAGAGGAAAGATCTTCACATCACTAGAGTAAAGTAATAACAGTTGCTGGAGAAATGTCCTAAAATTTTGTGGCCGAGAAGACTAGTTGATTTGCTCAATATGATTCTTATTCAAGATACTAAAGGGACATAAGGCTCATCTTGATGAGCAGGATATCAGAGTAACATCAGATACAAATTGAAGTAGCTTCAGTGTTCGACAGCTCTAGAAGTCTGTTTTCTTTATGCTAATGAGTCCTTTAAATTAATGGAAATGCTATTGACCGAGGGTTTTCTGAAAAAGTACGTTGGAGATAATCTATGCACTCTTGGGCATGAGGTTGTGTTGAGATATATATTGCAGAATGAGTACATTATGTGGTGTGGAGTCAGTTGGCCATGGAGTTCCTTTGATATCTGAGATTTTCAAATAAAAGGACTCTGCCTACTTTTAAAGGCTGAAGAAGATTGATGAAGGGTGCCCTCATCATTGACATGCATGATTAATGCATTTTCATGGACagatttttcttttatgttttttgaTTGGTTATTGATAAAAGCAGAGGATATTTTGTGTCTGCCAGATAAGCCTCCTATTTAAGGTGTGAGGTAAAACTTTGCAGATTAGATTTTGCATCTGCCGGATAAGCCTTTTCTGTGGCTCGAGGTTTGCAGATCATGAGATAATGTAGTTTAATTTTAATAGACATCTTATGTTTTAATATCAATAACTAGTGGATGCTGCTGTTGCTGAGATGTATCATGCAATTGGTTCATCTAATGGAATCAAGCCTTCAAGAAGAAAGCTTTTATGATTAATCCAAATGGGGACATGGTGTGAAAAGTTGAATAAGCATACAGATTTTGGTGTCTGTATCTTTACTTTTACTTGATATTGCAATCTGACGACATAACCTTGCTTGAGAAGCTTCTGCTCAAGGATGGCTATAATTTTCCCACGAGATATTGATTCATATCTGTCATTTTTTTTGTTGTCATTTTGTGCTTTATGTTACCTTCAGAATCTCCTCTTGTGTAAAGGCCGGCCATGTGGGATCTATAGATTGGTTTAGATGCATGATCTATTTAATTACCATCCAAAATCAAATACAAGTTGTCAATTGACGTAAAGCTCTCTGCATTATTGCTCAAAAAATTAACTTTTAGGTGTTGGAGATGGGTCCAGAACCAGTTCTACTAGCTATTAGTTTGGCACTTTGATCTTGGTTCAACCTGATTTGTGAATTTCTGGAAAGTAATTATTTTTCCTAAAATATGTTGGTCTTACATTTCATGCCTTGAATGCGTCCACTGTGTTTGTAGCCTGGAATCATAGGAATTGCATGGGTTTTGTATGGCTTCGTGAGTTACTATATGTAGGATTAACTGTATACCATAAGTatgatataattttatttcatttgagTACTAGACTGCCTTTTATTATTGTAAAGAAATTCTACCTTGATCACAGCCATCATTTCGTATTGATTACACTGCACCCTTAAACTTTGAGGTCTATTTGAATATTTTCTGAGTCTGAATGTAAAACTATTCCCCATTTGGTATATGGCGAATTACATTGCTTTTAATAATTTTTGCCATCAGAGAAAATATTTAGGCTTTTGTTTAGATGTATAAAAAAACATTCACATGCACAGACACACAATGTATGGAATTGGACTTCTGAATTTAGAATTAAAGTACCAAATTCAAACAGCCAATCTTACTAGTCTGATCCAATCTGAATGTACTAgatatttaaatttgaattaaattCAAAGTTTGTATGAAAGACCAATTCTGTGTAACCTAATGCCATCCTGAGGAATCTTAGTTGTAGAATATTCATGagtatgaaaattgaaaataCAGTGGGAGAAGGCCTTTGTACTTTGGAGAAATCAGCTAAGTGCTAAAGTACTTAATTTGTTCAGATTCTTTATCCGAACAtgtgatcttttttttttttttttttttatttatttatttgatagaACATGTGATCAAGAAAAAATAAGTTATATCTTTTTGGATATATGATAACAGACGACTGAACAATTTTCTGCATGATTTGGATATGCTGTGTATCATGATTGTGGTCTGTAGCTATTCTGACATTTGGATAAGATCTCAAAACTATGTGAAAATGTGAAGGGTGGCCAAAACTGCCATGTGTATGGTTGGAGGCATTTGCAAGTGCAAAATTTCACATCACATCTAGAACAGTAGATTTCAATTTTATGCATTTGGTGTGTGAAATGGATTTCTGGTGGGAATAATTGTTGCCTGTATGTCATTGAATTACCATCTCTTGATAGTTCCATTACATCAGGAACTGTACAGGAAATGATATTGCTATTCTTCTTTTCTTGATGATCTTTCAAAAGTTATTTTTTACTCAACTAAGGGGAAAAAAACAGTGCATGAAGTGATAAAATGATTCTCTAAAGCTTCAAGGAAACGATTTCTGTGGAATGTCCCTTTTCATGTCGCTTTCATTAGTTTCTATTTTATTGCATCTCAGGCACATGTTAGAAGAAAGAGTAGTTAGAAaacagaaaagagagagagagagagagggagagagagaactgGTTGATTGTGGTGCTGGAGTTTATAAACTTCAACCTAGGATGTGATCACAAAAAAAGTGTCTGATTTTGGTGAAGTCTGGTTATTCCCTGGTTGCCACTTATGTTTCAACCTAGTGAGTTGGTGGGAGTAGCTTCTGCTTTCAATCTACTTGCAAAATGTGTAAGATCCAAGCGATGATGCTTGGGTTGTAGTTTTGGGTTTGAGAGTTTGTCAAATTTGATGCTATTAGGGAGATAGAGGAGGGAGCTAACAAATCTCATGGCTGGGATCAGGTCGAAGAGGTGGTGTTTTATATTGCTGGGAGCGATTTTGAGTAGTTTTCTTCTTGTAGCTTCAATATGTGTTCCAGCAGAGACAAGATTGAAACAAAAAGGTTCAAGTTATAAGACTGAAGATGTTGAGTTCCACCATGTAATGCGAGCTTTGAATTTCTTTTACCAAAAGGGTCGAGTGGGTTATAAACATATTTGGCCGGTAAATTCAGCATTTCATACCTTTTATTTTTGTATAAGTTTGTCAGTTTTTATGTGATTCTTTATTGAATATAATgttttatttgccatttagaagAACATAATTGTTTTAAGGTTTAGACAGCATTTCTTGACCTACTAACAGCAGGGGCCATGGAAATAGTTTCCTTTTAATTAATTCTTTGGAGGCATTTGCAAGTGCAAAATTTAACATCACATCTAGAACAGTAGATTTCAATTTTATGCATTTGGTGTGTGAAATGGATTTCTGGTGGGGATAATTGTTGCCCGTATGTCATTGAATTACCATCTCTTGATAGTTCCATTACATCAGGAACTGTACATGAAATGATATTGATATTCTTCTTTTTTTGATGATCTTTCAAAAGTTATTTTTTACTCAACTAAGGGGAAAAAAACAGTGCATGAAGTGATAAAATGATTCTCTAAAGCTTCAAGGAAACGATTTCTGTGGAATGTCCCTTTTCATGTCGCTTTCATTAGTTTCTATTTTATTGCATCTCAGGCACATGTTAGAAGAAAGAGTAgttagaaaagagagagagagagagagagagagagagagagagagaactggTTGATTGTGGTGCTGGAGTTTATAGACTTTAACCTAGGATGTGATCACAAAAAAAGTGTCTGATTTTGATGAAGTCTGGTTATTCCCTGGTTGCCACTTACGTTTCAACCTACTGAGTTGGTGAGAGTAGCTTCTGCTTTCAATCTACTTGCAAAATGTGTAAGATCCAAGCGATAATGCTTGGGTTGTAGTTTTGGGTTTGAGAGTTTGTCAAATTTGATGCTATTAGGGAGATAGAGGAGGGAGCTAACCAATCTCATGGCTGGGATCAGGTCGAAGAGGTGGTGTTTTATATTGCTGGGAGCGATTTTGAGTAGTTTTCTTGTTGTAGCTTCAATATGTGTTCCAGCAGAGACAAGATTGAAACAAAAAGGTTCAAGTTATAAGACTGGAGATGTTGAGTTCCACCATGTAATGCGAGCTTTGAATTTCTTTTACCAAAAAGGTCGAGTGGGTTATAAACATGTTTGGCCGGTAAATTCAGCATTTCATACCTTTTATTTTTGTACAAGTTTGTCAGTTTTTATGTGATTCTTTATTGAATATATTGTTTTATTTGCCATGTAGAAGAACATAATTGTTTTAAGGTTTAGACAGCATTTCTAGACCTATTACCAGCAGGGGCCATGGAAATAGTTTCCTTTCAATTAATTTCTTTGCTGACCTGCTTTTAACTCTCACTCAGGTGTGTGCGCATTTTAATTCTGAATTTCAGCAATTGAATTTAATGATTGGCCTTGCAGGAAATGAGATTTGGCTGGAAAATTGTGCTTGGTAGCATAATTGGATTCTTTGGTGCAGCATGTGGCAGTGTGGGGGGTGTTGGTGGGGGTGGCATTTTTGTTCCTATGCTTACCCTGATCATTGGGTTTGATGCCAAATCATCAACAGCTCTATCAAAATGTAAAGAGAAATTTGCCTCCTTTTACTGCACACGCTTACTTTCACCATGTGATGATACATTTACTGAGCACTAAGAACTCTGGGGTCAAAAACAAAAAATTAGTGTTGCAAACACCCTCTGGTTTGATTTCAAAATTCTCATGTGTTCAGCGTATTTATCCTTCAGCATCTCTGAGTTGATTCAAAATCATGGCTGGAATCAACTTGTACATTGCTGTTTGTTAATAGTTCCTCAAGCTTTTTCGGTCTGTTTGCTTTGTCAGGTATGATCACAGGTGCAGCAGCTGCAACAGTTTACTACAATTTAAAGTTAAGGCATCCTACACTTGAGCTGCCTATCATTGACTATGACCTGGCACTTCTATTTCAACCAATGCTGGTTCTGGGAATTAGCTTGGGAGTTGCTCTCAACGTCATTTTTGCTGACTGGACAATCACAATTTTGCTAATCATTCTCTTCATAGGTATGATATTGTTAGAATTTTCACCCTTTTGATCTTCTTGGCAACATTCTTGATCATTCTGGGTAACCTGCAGTCACATCATCCAAGGCATTCTTCAAGGGTGTTGAAACATGGAAAAAAGAAACCAAATTGAAAAAGGTCCCTTGAATGTTCCTCAACTCTCCAagcttaaattatttatattctaGTTCAATTCATTTCCTCATCACTCACCTGTTATTGTGAATTTTCAGGAGGCTACTAGACACTTGGAATTTGTTGGTGAGTTTTTATGAAATTCTGCTGCGCGTATATTGAAATTCTCCTTTTCTTCCCTTTTCTCTTGCAAGCCTAATTTGCTCATTAACCAGAAGACACAACTGAAGAGGTGGAGGACAAAACTCCTCCTGGAGGCCCAATCAGTGCTGTTCGAGCAGAACCCAATCAGTCAAAAAAAGAGAAGGTGAGAATATGTAGAGTCTGCCCTTAATTTACTAATGATTTTTCATGACTAACTTCTGTAAATGTCTCAGGTCTCTATTGTCGAGAATGTTTACTGGAAAGAACTTGGACTTCTTGTTGCTGTGTGGCTGATAATTCTTAGTTTGCAGATTGGCAAGGTTTCATCAACTTGATGCTATTTTCATTCTATTTACTGTTTGATATTGTGCATTCATGAGCTAGACTGATGGGAAAATTATAACTGTTTGACACAGAATTACTCGACAACCTGTTCGGTAAAATATTGGGTGTTAAATATATTGCAGGTATATTCAGTATGATAGTTAAGGAATATACGACTTGCATCATTCCCAAGTTTCTTTGAAATCTTATTATCATTCTGTCAGAACAGTTCTTTTGCTTTGGTATTCTCTCAGATCCCTGTAGCTGTTGGGGTAACTGCATACGAGGCAGTTAGCCTGTACAAAGGGCGGAGAAAGATTGCATCCATGGGAGAGGCGAGCACAAACTGGCGAGTTCGCCAACTTGTTCTCTATTGTGCCATTGGTGTGTTGGCTGGAATAGTTGGTGGGATGCTTGGACTCGGTGGAGGATTCATTTTAGGTCCTCTCTTTCTGGAGATGGGAGTCCCCCCTCAGGTGCAATTATCCTTCCATGTACCAACGCACAGGTAGAAAAATCTGAGCTCGTGCCTGTACTGATATTTTAAGCACTTTGGTGTAGGTGTCAAGTGCCACAGCCACATTTGCTATGACTTTCTCTGCTTCCATGTCTGTCATAGAGTATTACCTTCTAAAGCGTTTCCCAGTTCCTTATGGTAACTTACACAACACAAGCATGATCCAAATTATTGAggaatttattttcctttcaaaAGCTTGGttaataattttctaattttaaacaGCTCTCTACTTCTTTGCTGTGGCTATTGTTGCTGCCTTTGTAGGGCAGCATGTGGTAAGAAAGTTGATTAGTATATTAGGGAGAGCATCCCTAATAATCTTCATTCTGGCCTTCACGATCTTTGTGAGTGCTCTATTACTAGGTATGCATCAATAACTTCAAAATGTTGCAGATTCTCACAAAAATCTgactttaaaattctaattattgGAAACTTCTGTTCCTTTACAAACAGGTGGGGTTGGCATAGCACGCATGATCAAAAAGATTGAGAGGAAGGAGTACATGGGGTTTGAAAACATTTGCTCATATGGAGCTTAGTATCTAGCCTATTTTCTTTATCCAAAAATCCATGACATATCCTCTTCTTCCTTGATTTTAATATCTTCTCTTCTGTAGTATCAGCTGTTAGATTCCCAATAGGATTAGTTATTTGCCATGCTCTCAGTgtctttaaatttaaaactttgtgCGTCACATCACCTAAAAACCATAAGCTCAGTTGACATAACCAAGCTTGATTCCAATCTTGCTTCCTCTATCCACCTTGTTTAATGTAATTCTCCCCATTTGAGAATCCAACCTTTGTGGCAAGAGGCTTGTAAAGCTGCAAGCAACCATCAAATCAGTTGGAAACAAGGTCTTCTGATGAGGTACTAGTTGACTGATTTGTGTCTCTGTTCTTGACCCAGCCGATACTGATACAGGGTGGGAGGTGGAAGCAAAGATTTCAATGTCTGATTGATTTTGAAGACTAGCTTTTATTAGTGCTAAAAACAATTCATGTTTGTGTTTTTTGCTGAAACTTCTGCAGCAAGAACTGTTGTATGCTTAATGCCACAGTTACTATCAAGCATTTATCATTTTAGTCCTATCATTTGTGGAAAATCTCTCAACCCAGatcttttttatgattttgatCCATTACGATGTGTTAGGTTATAGTACCATCTGAAAAATAGCAAGCCCGGATTTGATATCATGTGATGAAATATTCATATATTAAGTATATAAACATATGATGATAACTAGTAATTTTTTTATGTGTAGAAATTAGGGATAAGTATTAAAGGATTGAAATAACGATGGAGCCTTTAAAATCAGAGCTTGTTTTTAGTGTGAGATTTGGCTAGCTAACATTAATTTATGGAGAGAAGCAGCAACACTAACAACCTTTCAAGGAGTAGCAACTTCGAAAAGTCTATCCAAATTAGTTGAATTTGTTTATTTTCGACGCTAATATATATGCAACTTCATTGATTCTAAAGCAATGTAAGAATTTCTTGTCCCCATTGCATAAAACTATAAAACTGCTGTGGACTTATTTCTTGGTCTTTGCCTGCTGCAATGGTGATATGGTAAACTGATATCGGATTAGTTTTTGCATATCATATTAAGCTTATTTtaggtaaattatttttttatttttatagtatATTTCAATCATATATTTTTATCTATCTATTgtcttttttttacttttattgcttaataaaaagtgaaattttattttaattcgagtttatataagtaattaaattattttatacatcaaaattattaactaatttaatattacaatttaGTCGCTTATATTcactctttaattttttattcattctTGATGTTGGACTTGAATTTGCAAAATactcaaaataaattattatttcatctttaaattttatcattataaatattttcataCTTAAGTGTTCACTATTATTAACATTTTAGTCTTTCGTTGATCACGATTATtgactaataattaaattcataaaaatggataaatgaaagcattttattattttttttttttttaaattcaggaACTCATGCATATATTAGGTTAAAAAATCTTATCTTTTGTCAAAGACGCTTGTACACTTTCTGACTTTCCGGATTTTCAAATCCTGTCTATTTTCAGTAGAATTATATCCTTCATTTTTGTTAGGTGATGACTTAAAAGAGTAATCCTCTTAAAATTCATTGGTACTGAACCAAATATTCAAAGCAACTTCCTTGCATGTCTGCTTCTTCAAAATTATGCCTACCTACTTTTGTGTCTTTTGCTATCTTTTTAGCTAATCAATTGGACAATTTATCAGTCAAAAACGTACAAATATACTGTACAAttcgcctaaaaaaaaaaaaaaaacactcgcTGGGAGAAAATTAGATAAAATCTTAGAGAAGCCAAAGAACAGAACTTGGTTGCATGTTCTCTGCTTTCCTATAGGTGTCAAGTGGGATAAATTTCATTcgttgtatgtgtgtgtgtgtatatatatatatatatatatatatatataaaccaaaCGCGGCTCTCATTCTTGTTGTCACTAATTAGAGCCAAAAATTCCCATTATCAAGCACTTAATTCTAGAGTTTTATGTCAAAATCCCTAGATCAAATCTGAATTAGTTTCTTTGCTTTCTTCTAATttcgttataattaataaaaattatgggGAAAATGAGATATACAAGATAATCAAGTTGAGCAATTTATGGGCTGCTTGCATGCTAGGTGTGTTTGCATTTATTCCTGCCTCCATCATTCTAAACTAACGCAGCAATACATGCTTCCGAAGTGCCCTTTTAATGATTTTTTTGGTGCATTGCTACTGCTAGACATGTGACCTCCGTTAAGAGTACAGGAACTCGAAGGTTTGGTACGATGATAGAAGGACGCTGGTTTTAATTTGAGTTtgttgaatttaatttaattttttctcaatttttcttctACTCTCTGAATTTAGGGTTTCAATTTGAGTTTGTCGAGTTTTGGTTTTAATTATTTGCGATTTGTTTTGGGTTTGTTGAATTTCACCTGTGGTTTCAATTGAAGTTTGTTCAATTTTGGAAGGTATTATGAGAGGAAAGCAGAGGTGACGGAAAAGAGAATCagagaaaatttgagagagaaatGAAAGGAGAGAATAGGTTGGGAGAAAACAGAGAGAGAAgagataaattaattttatatttatctgTCACCAGCCATGTTAATGATTACCTTTAAAACTCtgattatttttcattaaaattaattaagggAGTTTTATGTTACACATTCAATCTTATGGACCACAATATTACAATATCCAAAGTTATTAATCAATTTTAACTCAGCAGCTCTCTACTTCTTTGCTGTGACTGACCACCGTTGCTGGCTTTGCAGGGATGGTAGGAATCGTGATTAATAATGTTTGGAAGGGCATATATAATCATCTTCattttgtccttcaaaatcttggtCAGTGCAATGTCACTAGGCATGAAATTAACATATCACTGCAGCTTCACAAACTATCAAATTCAATAATTAGATTGTTAGAGTTGCCACCCATTTCGATTTTGTTTCTTTGTGAGCAGGAGGAAATGATCAAAAAAATTGAGGAAGGAGTACATGGGATTTGATTACATTTGTTCATATGCACAAACCCATAGTGTTAGAGACAGAATTAAGTAGCATTTGAAATTAAGCCTGATTGTGATCAGTGCAAAGCAGCAGAGATCTACAGCGCACAGAAATGTCCTTAGCAGTGTCAAAATACGAACTTAGAACATAGCACTCAATTTGGGAAGggaaatataaaaattttcattgTGCAACATTATTGTGTAAAGATTTGTTCTATTTCCTCTCCTCTGCCTAAAGAAGTACACATTCTTAGCCCTCCAAACCCTTTCTAGTTCAAATCCAGGACTCAAATCTTTGATCTCTTGCCAGAAATTTTAGGATTCTTTCAGGTTGGAGCGTCTTCTTTACGGCTTTTCAGTGATGGAATTTCCATTGATGAACATGCAtgctactttattttattttattttatttcaaattagcTTTTTCAGTGCCATAATAAACATAGTAACAAATGAAGAAGCCTTGTATTTTTTCATTGAATCTTCGTGGTTGGGCCGAGGCCTTCACATTCAACCATATATATACTAGTAGATGATAAGGCAGTTCAAGTGTAGGAAGCCTTTGCTTTAAATTATAGTAACAGCTTCTGCACATGTGATCATACCTGACAGAAACAAAAGCAACAGCATCTTTTTTGGATGCATTAGCATAACAGTGATGTGATTGTGGCAGCCAGTTGAAATCTTGCATCAACTCAGAGATGCTCAATTATAAATATGATGAAAGCACAACAGAAATTTTGAAATCAAACCAGTGTGTGCAGCACATTTTTGTTTTTGAACTTATTGTTCTTAGTGCTCAGTGATGTAGAATTTAATTTTGGAAGTTGTCACGTGCACTAAAAGGGTAAATTTCTCTTACATTTTGATATAAATGATGTGGCATCAAACCCAATGAATCAAAGTAAGCATAGGAAAAAAAATGCAGCCACCACCAACAACCCCTCACACTCCTACATGTGGCACAAGATAATTCAATTATGCTAGCAAGTGCGATTTGAAGCCAAATCACATAAACCCTGCAAATCCCATCATTACCAATATTATATCATCAAACACAATCGCCAAAGTTCAGAGTTTAAACAAGTACACGCCTGAAAGAGAGTCAAAAGGACATTAGTGAAAGACACTAATCCAATATGACTACTTCCATGGCCGGCTGATTGttggtttaaaatctcttatttACCAAACCTTGAAACCATTTTGTGGTTTTCAAACAGCAAATGAAGCATGTTAATAGTACTCAACGAAGAATCACATAGAATCAGACTAATTTGCACGCCAAATAGATTGTAATGACATTCTTGACTTCACTGGCCAAGCGTGTTTATAAACCTCACTCGACCTTTTTGGTAAAAGAAGAAATTCAATGCTTACATTACATGGGTGCGAGGTCTGTACTCAACTGAGGCAATAGTTTGCGAGGCAGAGAAGTTTATTAAACAAGACATCAAATGCTGCATCAGGCTGATGAATAAGACTAGAGTGCTGAATCAGAACGTGAATTAGATTGGCGATTATTGGGGGGTGATTTTTTGTACatacaggaaaaaaaaaatgaaaaatttagtGTATGAGAATTCCATTGAAGGAGAGTGATTCAATAATTTGTTGCCAGATAACCACATAAAAACAAGATGCAGTCTCTAGAATAAAAACAAGATAACTTCTCCAGGCATAAAAACAAGATGCTTTCTACAGGTGTGAACTACTTAAACCAGGTTCTTGCTTACTCGGCTGCAGGTGGAAGGTTTGGGGGACAAGTGTTCTGGTGCGGGGTCTTAAGCTGCCATACACAAATGGGAGCTGGAAATTGAGAGAGCAGAACAGAGAAAAGGTGAAATTCAGAAGTGGAAAGGAAGGGAAAGGTTAGTTCTTAGCTGTAATCTTTATGGTGGTTTTCTGTTCTTCTGTCTTGCTTTGTTTGCATGATATGATTTTGCTTTGCTCCCATTTGAGGAGTATGAAGTGCATTATTAGTAATCATACATTTAAAAGTGGAAATTAAACTTATTCTCAATGGAAGTGATGTGTGTTTGTTTTTCAATTCAGACTCGTTCTTCAATTATACAGATAATTTTCTGCTCTAAGTGTTTTCATGAAAAGAAATTGATTCtccataaattataatttttgtacCTCTAATTTACTTGACAATTGAACCCTAAATCCTACAAAGAGACCAGCCAGCAAACTTAAAGCCTCATATAAATGCCCAAACCCATGAATTCCTAAATATTCAGCAACACCCACATCACAGAATCATAATTAATCATGCAAATTCTccaaaaacttcaccaaattATTCAAAATCAGCATCAATTCACATACACCAGGAACAgaagcttttttttttcctccataGTTGACACATGGTGGGGTAGCACGAGATAACAACAAAAGTTCTAACtgcataatttaaatttaaaaatcaacTAAAAGCACACGGTGATTGTAACAAAATGAAATTAATAGAACAAGCCATAAAAAAAAGCTGGTTTTGTTTCGGTATGATGAACAACTTCTGCAGGTGGATCAATTCCAGATTTTGAAAAAAAGACATGCACAGACACAGAGGTATAAGAAGAAGACGATGAAGAAGAAATAGGAGGAGAGGCTAAGTAATCAGAACGAGGAGGTCAGATATACCGAGCAGATAG contains these protein-coding regions:
- the LOC110643281 gene encoding sulfite exporter TauE/SafE family protein 3 isoform X4; amino-acid sequence: MAGIRSKRWCFILLGAILSSFLVVASICVPAETRLKQKGSSYKTGDVEFHHVMRALNFFYQKGRVGYKHVWPEMRFGWKIVLGSIIGFFGAACGSVGGVGGGGIFVPMLTLIIGFDAKSSTALSKCMITGAAAATVYYNLKLRHPTLELPIIDYDLALLFQPMLVLGISLGVALNVIFADWTITILLIILFIVTSSKAFFKGVETWKKETKLKKEATRHLEFVDTTEEVEDKTPPGGPISAVRAEPNQSKKEKVSIVENVYWKELGLLVAVWLIILSLQIGKNYSTTCSVKYWVLNILQIPVAVGVTAYEAVSLYKGRRKIASMGEASTNWRVRQLVLYCAIGVLAGIVGGMLGLGGGFILGPLFLEMGVPPQVSSATATFAMTFSASMSVIEYYLLKRFPVPYALYFFAVAIVAAFVGQHVVRKLISILGRASLIIFILAFTIFVSALLLGGVGIARMIKKIERKEYMGFENICSYGA
- the LOC110643281 gene encoding sulfite exporter TauE/SafE family protein 3 isoform X6, whose protein sequence is MAGIRSKRWCFILLGAILSSFLVVASICVPAETRLKQKGSSYKTGDVEFHHVMRALNFFYQKGRVGYKHVWPEMRFGWKIVLGSIIGFFGAACGSVGGVGGGGIFVPMLTLIIGFDAKSSTALSKCMITGAAAATVYYNLKLRHPTLELPIIDYDLALLFQPMLVLGISLGVALNVIFADWTITILLIILFIVTSSKAFFKGVETWKKETKLKKEATRHLEFVEDTTEEVEDKTPPGGPISAVRAEPNQSKKEKVSIVENVYWKELGLLVAVWLIILSLQIGKIPVAVGVTAYEAVSLYKGRRKIASMGEASTNWRVRQLVLYCAIGVLAGIVGGMLGLGGGFILGPLFLEMGVPPQVSSATATFAMTFSASMSVIEYYLLKRFPVPYALYFFAVAIVAAFVGQHVVRKLISILGRASLIIFILAFTIFVSALLLGGVGIARMIKKIERKEYMGFENICSYGA
- the LOC110643281 gene encoding sulfite exporter TauE/SafE family protein 3 isoform X3 is translated as MAGIRSKRWCFILLGAILSSFLLVASICVPAETRLKQKGSSYKTEDVEFHHVMRALNFFYQKGRVGYKHVWPEMRFGWKIVLGSIIGFFGAACGSVGGVGGGGIFVPMLTLIIGFDAKSSTALSKCMITGAAAATVYYNLKLRHPTLELPIIDYDLALLFQPMLVLGISLGVALNVIFADWTITILLIILFIVTSSKAFFKGVETWKKETKLKKEATRHLEFVEDTTEEVEDKTPPGGPISAVRAEPNQSKKEKVSIVENVYWKELGLLVAVWLIILSLQIGKNYSTTCSVKYWVLNILQIPVAVGVTAYEAVSLYKGRRKIASMGEASTNWRVRQLVLYCAIGVLAGIVGGMLGLGGGFILGPLFLEMGVPPQVSSATATFAMTFSASMSVIEYYLLKRFPVPYALYFFAVAIVAAFVGQHVVRKLISILGRASLIIFILAFTIFVSALLLGGVGIARMIKKIERKEYMGFENICSYGA
- the LOC110643281 gene encoding sulfite exporter TauE/SafE family protein 3 isoform X1 — translated: MAGIRSKRWCFILLGAILSSFLVVASICVPAETRLKQKGSSYKTGDVEFHHVMRALNFFYQKGRVGYKHVWPEMRFGWKIVLGSIIGFFGAACGSVGGVGGGGIFVPMLTLIIGFDAKSSTALSKCMITGAAAATVYYNLKLRHPTLELPIIDYDLALLFQPMLVLGISLGVALNVIFADWTITILLIILFIVTSSKAFFKGVETWKKETKLKKEATRHLEFVEDTTEEVEDKTPPGGPISAVRAEPNQSKKEKVSIVENVYWKELGLLVAVWLIILSLQIGKNYSTTCSVKYWVLNILQIPVAVGVTAYEAVSLYKGRRKIASMGEASTNWRVRQLVLYCAIGVLAGIVGGMLGLGGGFILGPLFLEMGVPPQVSSATATFAMTFSASMSVIEYYLLKRFPVPYALYFFAVAIVAAFVGQHVVRKLISILGRASLIIFILAFTIFVSALLLGGVGIARMIKKIERKEYMGFENICSYGA
- the LOC110643281 gene encoding sulfite exporter TauE/SafE family protein 3 isoform X2, which translates into the protein MAGIRSKRWCFILLGAILSSFLLVASICVPAETRLKQKGSSYKTEDVEFHHVMRALNFFYQKGRVGYKHIWPEMRFGWKIVLGSIIGFFGAACGSVGGVGGGGIFVPMLTLIIGFDAKSSTALSKCMITGAAAATVYYNLKLRHPTLELPIIDYDLALLFQPMLVLGISLGVALNVIFADWTITILLIILFIVTSSKAFFKGVETWKKETKLKKEATRHLEFVEDTTEEVEDKTPPGGPISAVRAEPNQSKKEKVSIVENVYWKELGLLVAVWLIILSLQIGKNYSTTCSVKYWVLNILQIPVAVGVTAYEAVSLYKGRRKIASMGEASTNWRVRQLVLYCAIGVLAGIVGGMLGLGGGFILGPLFLEMGVPPQVSSATATFAMTFSASMSVIEYYLLKRFPVPYALYFFAVAIVAAFVGQHVVRKLISILGRASLIIFILAFTIFVSALLLGGVGIARMIKKIERKEYMGFENICSYGA